Sequence from the Corallococcus sp. EGB genome:
CCGGCATGTTCAGGTCCAGCAGCATGACCCCGAAGCGCTCGCCCCGCTTCAGCGAGTCGAGCGCCTCCTGTCCGTCCGCCGCCTCGGTGGTCTCATAGCCGAGGTCCTCCAGGCTCACCCGGAGGAACTCCCGCCAGTCCGCGTCGTCGTCCACGACCAGGACCTTCCGAGTACCGTCATCCACCGCGAGTCGCCCCAAGCGTCCTCCTGACCTGGGGAGAAACTCTCGGGGCACCCCTGGCATTCGCGACACCTGGGCGTCGTTGCTTCCAGGAGCAGGCGGCCGGACAGGCGCTAGAACAGCGCGATGCCCAGCTGGCCCACCAGGTACTGGAGGGCGGGCCTGACGTTGTGGACCGCCGTGCGCGGTCTGGCGGGTTCCGCCGCCTGGCACCACGTGGGCTCGCCCACCAGCCGGCCGGCCATGTGGTGGAAGACGCGGAAGCGCATCAGGTCCGCGCTGCTGCCCGAATTGTAGACGCGCAACGCGCGCTCGCCCGGCGTGCCCAGGTCCGCCTCGCTGGGGATGTGGCGGTGGCCGTGCAGCACCAGGTCACACCGGCCGCCCACGCGCTCCAGCAGCGGCTTGCCCAACGCGAGCTCCGACGCGTGGGGCAGGCCGAACTTCGTGGCGATCCACTCCGGGAAGCTCTCCAGCGGCAGCGGCAGCACGTGGTGGTGCAGCAGCACCGCGACCAGCGCGTCCCTGGGCGCGGCCTCCAGCGCGCGGTCCACCTCGTCCACGACGCCTTCCGTCAGCTCTCCGTGGCTGTGGAAATAGTTGCGGTTGTGCTCACCGGTGGAGTCCACGCAGACCAGGAAGAGTCCCGCCGTCTCCACCGTGTGGACCTTGCGGCCCTGCATGAACCCGCTGCCCACATCCTCGCCGGGCCGGTCATGGTTGCCTGGGATGAAAGTGAGGCGTCCGGTCTCCAACCAGGGCGCGAAGTGTTCACGGAAGCGCTGGAACTCGGCGCGGGATCCGCGGTGCGTGAGGTCTCCCGTGACCACCACGTGATCCACCTCCTGCGCCGCGAGGGCCTTCACCAGGGAGGACGCGGAAGCATCACTCTCGCGGCTCATGTCCAGGTGGAGATCCGAAAGATGCGCCAGCTTCAGGGAGGGCATACCGAAGGAGATAGGCATCG
This genomic interval carries:
- a CDS encoding response regulator, coding for MPGVPREFLPRSGGRLGRLAVDDGTRKVLVVDDDADWREFLRVSLEDLGYETTEAADGQEALDSLKRGERFGVMLLDLNMPGMSGLEVVEKLPRAATNPRIVFLTSAAAQDVGSALMSGPHYYLPKGASRDQLSLLLQSLGV
- a CDS encoding metallophosphoesterase, which gives rise to MPISFGMPSLKLAHLSDLHLDMSRESDASASSLVKALAAQEVDHVVVTGDLTHRGSRAEFQRFREHFAPWLETGRLTFIPGNHDRPGEDVGSGFMQGRKVHTVETAGLFLVCVDSTGEHNRNYFHSHGELTEGVVDEVDRALEAAPRDALVAVLLHHHVLPLPLESFPEWIATKFGLPHASELALGKPLLERVGGRCDLVLHGHRHIPSEADLGTPGERALRVYNSGSSADLMRFRVFHHMAGRLVGEPTWCQAAEPARPRTAVHNVRPALQYLVGQLGIALF